From Balneola sp. MJW-20:
CCAGCAATTCCATGACCTCGTTTACAGATCGGGTTTCCCGGAAAAGTTGCAGGCTGCTTGGACGTATGAAGTCTTCAGAAAGTGCCTGTTGGCTGAATTGAATGAGACCATCAAAATACCCTTCTTTATTTACCATGATGATGGGCTTGTCATGAAATCCAAGCTGCCGCCAGGTCAGTATCTCGAAAAATTCATCCAGGGTGCCGAATCCTCCGGGCAGGATCACGAAGGCATCCGAGTGGGATTCCATCAGAGCTTTGCGTGTATGCATGTCCTGTGTTTCATGCATTTTCGTGAGATCAGGATGGGCCACTTCTCTCCGTTTCAAAGCAGTCGGGATCACCCCGATCACTTCACCATCATTTTCAAGAGCAGCATCAGCCAGTTTCCCCATCATTCCTACACGTCCGCCGCCATATACAATAGTCCAGTTTCTCTCTGCCACAGCTTGTCCGAGTTCTACAGCAAGCTCACCATAAACAGGGTTGTTTGGAGTTCGTGAACCGCAATAGACACAGATCTTTTTCATCAGGCTACCGTGGCAAACATACGATTCAGAATTGCTTCCAGCTTATCGGTGAGGTAGATCACGTCCTCTTCGGTATTATCTTTTCCGAAAGAGATACGGATACTGGAGTTTGCCGCAGCATCTTCAAGGCCCAGGCCACTTAACACATGAGAAGGTTCTACTGCCCCGGATGTACAGGCTGAGCCATTAGATACACAAATGCCCTCAATATCCAGATTCAGAAGAAGCATTTCTCCATCAATACCGCTACCACTGTCATCCGTAAAGGACAGGTTGATGATATGTGGTGCTCCGTCGGCGGAGCCGTTTATAGAATAGTTGAAATTCAGTTTTTGGTCGAGCTGATCGACGAAGAGTTTTCGCAGTTTTTGATATTTGGCTGTATGTGCTGCCATTTCACTAACCGAAAGTTCAAGTGCTTTGGCAAAACCAACGATACCGGCAACATTCAGTGTGCCGCCCCTTCTCCTTCTTTCCTGTGATCCACCGTGCATCCATGGCATCCAGCGTGAGCCATTCCTGACATAAAGAAGTCCGATGCCCTTAGGGCCATAGATCTTGTGGCCGCTTCCGCTGAGCAGATCCACACCGATGTCATTAACATTTACCGGTATCTTTCCCAGGCTCTGTACGGTATCAGAATGAAAGAGCACTCCT
This genomic window contains:
- a CDS encoding TIGR00730 family Rossman fold protein, yielding MKKICVYCGSRTPNNPVYGELAVELGQAVAERNWTIVYGGGRVGMMGKLADAALENDGEVIGVIPTALKRREVAHPDLTKMHETQDMHTRKALMESHSDAFVILPGGFGTLDEFFEILTWRQLGFHDKPIIMVNKEGYFDGLIQFSQQALSEDFIRPSSLQLFRETRSVNEVMELLDNLLSND
- a CDS encoding cysteine desulfurase family protein; translation: MRTVYFDHAATTPLDERVLEEMLPYLRENYGNANSAHHLGQKAKVVVEDAREKVAQLIGAEPSEIIFTSGGTESDNAAIKGVLAMSGDKNEVVTSEIEHHAVLHTVELAQMQGVKPVFVESQDCGTITAESVADKITDKTALVSLMHINNEIGTINPLSEIATVCREKGVLFHSDTVQSLGKIPVNVNDIGVDLLSGSGHKIYGPKGIGLLYVRNGSRWMPWMHGGSQERRRRGGTLNVAGIVGFAKALELSVSEMAAHTAKYQKLRKLFVDQLDQKLNFNYSINGSADGAPHIINLSFTDDSGSGIDGEMLLLNLDIEGICVSNGSACTSGAVEPSHVLSGLGLEDAAANSSIRISFGKDNTEEDVIYLTDKLEAILNRMFATVA